The genome window CTCTCGGCGGACCCCTACCTGGTGCCCACCTTTCAACTGACTCTGGTGCTAAGGCTAGAGTCCGGTGGGCTGTGGCCCAAGATCCAAGGACTTTTTAGTTCCAAAGTGCCAGCGGGAAGGCAAGCCATCAAGCTGAGCACCGGATTCCGCGTCATCAAGAAAAAACTGTACTGTTCCGAGGATCTGCTGATTGAGGAATGCTGAAGATGACTGTAACCTTCTAAAAAAGAAGGATGTCAACCTGGTACGAGTGAAGCTTTCTCAAGTGTGTACCTCAGTTTCTATGGAAACCGCCCAAATGGCAGCTATATatggtcatttaaaaaaaaaaaaaagaaaaaaaaaaaagatgaaaaacccagaaaacaaaaccatATCATTTGCCATAACAGCTTCTCATCAGACATCATTCCATACCAGTGTGGACgcttatttatttgatattcaaATACTCATGACATTGCAGTTTGTTTGcacaaattttgttttgctttttgtattttcacagACGCaaagaataaattattttttttattaaattgagTCCTTGTTGTTATTCCTGCATTCTATCAGTGATTTTAAAGCACAACACACTTTTGAAcactcatatatatatatatatatatatactctTGATGATGGTTggcttaattaaaataaagaaaatttatATTGGGATATATTGGTCTTTCTTTCaaattatttgtatattttaggAAATTTTATGGATCAAAACACTAGTGAGGACTACTCATGAAGtactcatatatatatatatatataaaaagtgGTATCAAACATTTCTAGCCTGTGTATAcatgtataaataataataagttaGGATTAGATTGATGACGTGCCCACAATGAAAGTGTGTCCGCTTCACCCCCACTATGACCACCTGAAGTCAAAATCTGCCTGGCGACACAGGAGGAAGGCCTTTTTGAGAACATGACACCGCACTTCCTGCCGAGCACATGCGGCACGTCGGCCAAGTAATGTGAACGTGCGGGGAGCAGCGATCCCAGCTGCGgccgtgaaaaaaaatgctgactgCGTGCTTTGCTTTAACTCTTGTTTGTTCAGCTCCGAAACACAAAGCGGCCACGTCGTTGTTGAGCAtttccactttttgttttattttcccgtATCGCGCAGTAAAAACATGGTGGGAAGAGTTTCAAGCGGGGCTTATCATACCATTTTTCTCAACCcaaataatcattaaaaacattaaaaacaagtatTGTGCAAAAGTCTCAAGCCGCCAATAGACTcatttgaatgactttttttttttttttgcagtaagAGTGATTAACCCAAAGGTTAGAGTTGGGTTAACGGTTAGGTTTGTGTTagagggttaaggttaggggttaAGGATTTAAGAGTTAGGTGTTAGGGTTGAGGTTGGGTTAGGGCAGGGGACAAGATGATCAGGTGGAAACGAACAAAGAACTGAATAACACAATTCTGATTGAGGTTAAATGACAGTAAAGCTTAAGTAGCAAGCTAATAAATAGTCAATAGTAACATGTCAACTATCATTCCACCTTGTTTCTACTATACTTAAGGATAGACTTGCATATTTTGCAAGTCTTTTCTGGATAACTGGCCTAATTTTTAGTTAAACATTTCCATATGCTTGTTTGCGGGGCGGTTGCTTTCAGTCAGGCGTCTGTTGTTGATGCCAAGACACGTGCAACAAATTTTCTATTGCTATCGGTGGCATGTGAATCATTGGCGGTTGTATAGGGAATTTGCACCCTTCTGTCGCCTTCTGGAATAACCTTCTGTCAAATAGATGCGAGAAGAGATGATGGGCCCGTGTATGGGTGTAGGTTGTTAGTGGTTAAAGGTTAGCGTTGGGTTTTTAGGGCTTGACAATTTATCTAATATTGCATTTCATAAAACCTTTGCACATTACTGTAGGAGACATCAGTGACAACATTGGAGTTGACGTGACGGACAATacacgtgtgtgttttcccATGACTTCTGCATAGATTCCAAAAGTTGCTTCCAAGGTACGACTGAAGCAGAATGCCTCAAACTTTCTTGTCGATTAAATTAAACGGCCCCAAAAAGAAGTCCCGCGCCACAGGCTCATGAAACTGTTTCGTTTAGTGGCCTAGAGCTAATCCTTACCGTTTTTCGCAATGCTTCGTCGCTTTTAACCGGTTTAGCAGGCGCTGCTTTGTCTTGTGTTGCATGTCAAATTGTCTTGTCTAGAAGGTAAGCTGATATTTACAGCCAGGTCAGCCTAGAAAAGACAAATAgatcaataaatcaaatacaaacagataattgtttccttttgttgtctttttgccCGACATAAATCATTAAGTCGATATGAAGCTCCGCCTTCACTGGATCGGCCGCTGTCATTGGACGAAATGGACGTCAATCCCAAACGTGCACATCCTTTATgagtcatatttatatttcgaGCACTTTCACAAATCGCCAGACAATTGATTTGTGTATAGCAACTTTTGTAACCCCAAAGGTGTATATTAATCGACAGATCCAATGCTTACCTGTCAAAATAAGGAGGAAGGCGAGGGCGACATCAGCCGTGTACGGACGCGGTGATCTCTGACAGCTTGGCGCAGCTCGGCGTTCGGGCCCTCTGCGCCCTCTGGTACAGATCCGTGTCACCGAAATAGCGTGCTCGGTAGAGCATGCCTTCCTCTGCGCAAGACAGAGAATGCAAATATGAACCTAATGGAGCGACCTGGTTCTTGAATTTACAACCTACTTTGCTGTTTCTCCTTCCAGCAATTGTTACGCAGGTTGGAGATATAATCGTCCTCCACCGTCTGCTCCAAGTGCTTGAGATTCCCATCGGTGACATCTTTGGGAAAGTGCTCTGCCACATAGTAGGCCACTTTCAGGTTTTCCGTCAGCCGCTTTTGTGTGTGGCCTGCTGACCTGGCACGTGCGTGATAAGGAGATATGAGGTGACGAATCTGGGGCAATATAAAGCTTCTGTCATTTTCTAACTCACGGGCGATAGCTGAGGCTGTAGACGGGacttttgaccatgatttGGCTGAGAGCTGACACAATAACCAGGATGAGGATGGGCATGACTTGCACAAAGAGGGCGAGGCCCCCCTGaggaaacaataacaaaaatgatGATCATGGCAATTAGCTTGCAAATTAGACCCAAAAAGCCTCATGTCGCTCTCCGAGGAATATATATTGTTTATCCTTTTCAATAAAATAACTCCTATTACTGCAGCTTTGCTGAGTTACTCGTTTATTATGAATAGCTTCATTATCCTGAcccctggtggccaaagtATATATAAACATGACTCAATAGCGCCTCCTGATGTCCAAAGCGTACTCACGTCTCGTGGTCGCTCTCTTCTTTGTGGCCTCTGTTGACGCATCCTCCCGTTTGTGTATGCGTGGTTACTACCTAAATCATAATACAAACTGAATAATGAGACGGTCAACGAAATTTGAAAGGTGATAGTGGTGAGACGCACTTGCTGGATAACCCCCTCCGAAGAACATGTTGAAGAGGTCCTCAGGAGAAATATCCGCGTCAAAGTTGGCTTCTGCCTGTCGGGAAGGATGCCGCTTCTCCTCACCGCACGAGTCATACTGTCGTCTTTTGTTTGCGTTGCTCAACACGCCGTACGCGTTCCCGATGGCTGCTCAGTTGAAAAACAGTAACAAACGTATTTATTATGGTTGTGCAAAGTTGATCAAAAGACGCGCTACCTTTAAATGCATCCGTTGCACCGGGAGCATGATTCTTATCTGGATGGAATTTTAACGCCAGCTTCCGATATGATCTTTTGAGCTCGTCCTCGGAGGCGTCCTTCTGTACGCCGAGGATCTCGTAGAAATCTTTGCATTTCTTGATCCTGCAATTAGAACACGGGGATTCGTCAAACAAGTCTTGTGCTAGTAGTGatatcctttttctttttttttcttgtttttgcattttcttttctttgattAGATACCTTCGCACAGAATCCATCTGCTCCGCGGTGTAGGAATTTGAAGTTTCAGAGGGTTTCTCGTCACCTCTGCTATGGTCACTTTGGTTCTGTCGTAGACGAGGTCCTGAGTCTCCATTCAAGTCCGCATGTCTGGGTGTGAAGCCATTCTTGGAGATGAGCTTCAGTAGCACTATGGACAAACAACAACGGCTTTTGCGGACAGTTTTTGTCTTGTTCACTCTTGATCTTGCTccacaaaggggaaaaactATAGACATGGACGACTCTTCAATTAGCCAAGACTTTGACGCCACCTTGTGTCATTTTTGGGTATTTCATAGCCAAGATTTTCAGTAAATATTGAAGACTAGGATTTCAGAAATATTTGCAACGAAGTGAAATAAACAGGAAgggtcactttttttttttttaacttgtaaTTTATGTATAATTCTTTATTTTGGTTATTTACCAACAGACTCTCTGGtaacgtttttttctttttagtatAAATTAATAAAGGTTGGGAATGCTTATTTGTTTAGCTTGTTCTTCCACAACCTGACCTGATTTGTTCCAACTGAACTGTCCAAAATGGCCTCTGGTCCAAGCACTAATTTTGAATGAATTGGTTTTGAAATATGCATTTATGTGCATTGCAGGTTGTGATAGCTTTAGCTTGCAGTGTTACAATACCAAGCGCCCCCTCTCTTACATGTACTGTACATCATACTGTATGTTCACATCGACATccatgcaaaaaacaaaacaacaaaaaaaaacaggtgatGCGTTCAAGTGATAGCAGATTCGACTCACCCCTCGCCTTCTCGGTGGGGAAGAGCCTCTGGGCTTTCTCCAGGAATCTCCTCGCCTTGTCCGGCTGGTCGTTGCCCAGCGCCGCAGCGGCGATGTCGATGCACCGCTCCGCCTCATCCCGGTTCACCtccatggtggtggtggaccTCGGTGGTTAGCAGCAGGACCGGAAGTCGACAGCGACGTGATGGTGACGTCATACAGATGCTGACGCTGGTAAACGCAGTGGAGTtgacgtctttttttttgcaaccctTCAAACGTATAACTGGGGATTTAAAGAAATGGGTTAGCACAGTTAGCGAGGGATGACCGATGGTGTGGTGGATTAGGTTGTCCACTAGAGGGagacaaatattcaaaaatatatataggtCAAAGAATGCTGAATTTACAGCGGTTGGCACCCAGTGAGGAGTTTAAAAATGATCCAATGAATTCATAGACAAGGTATAGTGAAACTAGTAGCTAtcgcttttgttttatttgttgtttatatgttgttttatttgatcataTAATTGTGTAGGTATATTATTCATTCTTTGAgttgatttcatttgttctAACTGGGAtgtatttaatcattttattttcaatttctaTTTGTACTATTCATAAAAAGCTAAGGATATTTGTTCAGGTGAAATTTCAGGGAGAACCTAACTTAACAAGTGAACTTATTTTGACCTCTAAATTTTGGATGCACAACTGTACGTTGATTTAATAGTGTTTGCTCACCTTGCTATTCCCAAAGatgctaaaaaacaaaacaaaacacaaaagcagtTTAAGCCGCACTAATTGACCAATACATTTCACGGTTCAGTTCTAATTTGCATTGAAACAGTCCTCTCATTATGCTGTTGACATTTTACCAAACTaaaattgttttgataaaaaaatgggctgttttgtgcaaaacaacccaaggaagttgggtcaaattgacaataaaatatgccaaaaagaaattttaaacaaacaatgcaacaGTACGTATGTCATTTCAAATCTGATTGGGTCGTGCAGGTATACCAAACTTGTACGTCAATTTGCATGCACGTTTACGTACTGTTGGAGCCGTTCCCAATTTAAACCAACTTTTCCGTTCCCACATCTAACTCCGGGGCTGTGACAGTGGGGCATAAGTGGGTGCGTGGGGGGGACTGGGGGCACACGATTAAACATCTGGATCGAGAGCCAAAGTGGTGG of Syngnathus acus chromosome 19, fSynAcu1.2, whole genome shotgun sequence contains these proteins:
- the dnajb12b gene encoding dnaJ homolog subfamily B member 12b; translation: MEVNRDEAERCIDIAAAALGNDQPDKARRFLEKAQRLFPTEKARVLLKLISKNGFTPRHADLNGDSGPRLRQNQSDHSRGDEKPSETSNSYTAEQMDSVRRIKKCKDFYEILGVQKDASEDELKRSYRKLALKFHPDKNHAPGATDAFKAIGNAYGVLSNANKRRQYDSCGEEKRHPSRQAEANFDADISPEDLFNMFFGGGYPASSNHAYTNGRMRQQRPQRRERPRDGGLALFVQVMPILILVIVSALSQIMVKSPVYSLSYRPSAGHTQKRLTENLKVAYYVAEHFPKDVTDGNLKHLEQTVEDDYISNLRNNCWKEKQQKEGMLYRARYFGDTDLYQRAQRARTPSCAKLSEITASVHG